A single genomic interval of Lucilia cuprina isolate Lc7/37 chromosome 2, ASM2204524v1, whole genome shotgun sequence harbors:
- the LOC111681020 gene encoding alkaline ceramidase, translated as MAWEHLRPGSSPVDWCEGNYLISANIAEFVNTISNFLFLLLPPVLMYLFKEYGRFVTQGIHVLWALLIIVGLSSMYFHATLSLIGQLLDELAILWVFMAAYSLFCPMKYFPRFCKNNRVQDQRVYRLGLRSTAVWLIAVICWINDRMFCDVWSSISFPYLHGFWHVFIFIAAYTVLVVYAYFYVENELPQRRPLLKYWPVNDFELGIPFISIRNPGKDFKNSI; from the exons ATGGCCTGGGAGCATTTGCGACCGGGCAGTTCACCCGTTGATTGGTGTGAAGGCAACTATTTAATATCGGCAAATATTGCAGAATTTGTAAATACG ataagtaattttctgtttttattattgcCGCCGGTATTAATGTATCTATTCAAAGAATATGGACGTTTCGTTACGCAAGGCATTCATGTACTTTGGGCTCTACTTATAATTGTTGGTCTTAGTTCTATGTATTTTCATGCTACTTTAAGTCTCATCGGTCAATTATTGGATGAATTGGCCATATTATGGGTATTTATGGCTGCATATTCTTTATTTTGCCCTATGAAATATTTTCcaagattttgtaaaaataacag AGTTCAAGATCAACGTGTCTATCGTTTAGGTCTACGATCCACTGCAGTTTGGCTGATAGCGGTCATCTGTTGGATTAATGATCGTATGTTCTGTGATGTTTGGTCTTCGATAAGTTTTCCATACCTACATGGTTTTTGGCATGTATTTATCTTTATAGCAGCATACACGGTACTAGTGGTTTATGCCTATTTCTATGTGGAAAATGAATTACCACAAAGACGACCTCTACTTAAATATTGGCCTGTTAATGATTTTGAATTGGGCATACCATTCATAAGTATACGAAATCCGGGTaaggattttaaaaatagtatttaa
- the LOC111681017 gene encoding inhibitor of growth protein 5 isoform X3 — protein sequence MSSAIYLENYLDGLESLPTELERNFKLMRKLDDRAQTAMKSIDSHAKEFMRKLADNSITMTDEERRERLTDIQQLFGKAKEYSDDKVQLAIQTYELVDKQIRRLDNDLARFEGEIQEKASSTRGKSEEAQVKKGRKKTKDSGKATGKKKRNTSSDDEANNSAVAAATAAGGQGGKKKKQKVNQEKETRKGGQKQKNVDLDDSEKESCLTSATHPSDVLDMPVDPNEPTYCLCHQVSYGEMIGCDNPDCPIEWFHFACVGLTTKPKGKWFCPKCTQDRKKK from the exons ATGTCATCTGCaatatatttggaaaattaCCTAGATG GATTAGAGTCCTTACCCACTGAGTTAGAAAGGAATTTTAAACTTATGCGCAAATTGGACGACAGAGCACAAACTGCCATGAAAAGTATTGATAGTCATGCTAAGGAGTTTATGCGTAAATTAGCCGATAATAGTATTACCATGACAGATGAGGAGAGACGAGAACGTTTAACCGATATACAACAGTTGTTTGGCAAAGCCAAGGAATACAGTGATGATAAGGTACAATTAGCCATACAAACTTATGAACTGGTGGACAAACAAATTAGACGCTTAGATAATGATCTAGCCCGTTTCGAGGGTGAAATACAGGAGAAGGCGTCGTCGACTAGAGGTAAATCAGAGGAAGCACAAGTTAAAA AGGGACGTAAGAAAACGAAGGATTCTGGCAAGGCTACGGGTAAAAAGAAACGTAACACATCCTCAGATGATGAGGCCAATAATAGTGCTGTAGCTGCGGCAACCGCTGCTGGCGGTCAAGGTGGTAAAAAGAAAAAGCAGAAGGTAAATCAAGAAAAAGAAACTCGCAAGGGGGGTCAAAAG CAGAAAAATGTCGATTTAGACGATTCGGAAAAAGAATCATGTCTTACTTCAGCCACACATCCCAGTGATGTCTTAGATATGCCAGTCGATCCTAATGAACCTACTTACTGTTTATGTCATCAAGTTTCATATGGTGAAATGATAGGATGTGATAATCCtgat tgtCCCATAGAATGGTTTCATTTTGCTTGTGTTGGCCTTACTACCAAACCCAAAGGCAAATGGTTTTGCCCAAAATGTACACAAGATCGAAAGAAGAAGTAA
- the LOC111681017 gene encoding inhibitor of growth protein 5 isoform X6 yields MSSAIYLENYLDVLSNIGLESLPTELERNFKLMRKLDDRAQTAMKSIDSHAKEFMRKLADNSITMTDEERRERLTDIQQLFGKAKEYSDDKVQLAIQTYELVDKQIRRLDNDLARFEGEIQEKASSTRGKSEEAQVKKGRKKTKDSGKATGKKKRNTSSDDEANNSAVAAATAAGGQGGKKKKQKKNVDLDDSEKESCLTSATHPSDVLDMPVDPNEPTYCLCHQVSYGEMIGCDNPDCPIEWFHFACVGLTTKPKGKWFCPKCTQDRKKK; encoded by the exons ATGTCATCTGCaatatatttggaaaattaCCTAGATG TCTTATCCAATATAGGATTAGAGTCCTTACCCACTGAGTTAGAAAGGAATTTTAAACTTATGCGCAAATTGGACGACAGAGCACAAACTGCCATGAAAAGTATTGATAGTCATGCTAAGGAGTTTATGCGTAAATTAGCCGATAATAGTATTACCATGACAGATGAGGAGAGACGAGAACGTTTAACCGATATACAACAGTTGTTTGGCAAAGCCAAGGAATACAGTGATGATAAGGTACAATTAGCCATACAAACTTATGAACTGGTGGACAAACAAATTAGACGCTTAGATAATGATCTAGCCCGTTTCGAGGGTGAAATACAGGAGAAGGCGTCGTCGACTAGAGGTAAATCAGAGGAAGCACAAGTTAAAA AGGGACGTAAGAAAACGAAGGATTCTGGCAAGGCTACGGGTAAAAAGAAACGTAACACATCCTCAGATGATGAGGCCAATAATAGTGCTGTAGCTGCGGCAACCGCTGCTGGCGGTCAAGGTGGTAAAAAGAAAAAGCAGAAG AAAAATGTCGATTTAGACGATTCGGAAAAAGAATCATGTCTTACTTCAGCCACACATCCCAGTGATGTCTTAGATATGCCAGTCGATCCTAATGAACCTACTTACTGTTTATGTCATCAAGTTTCATATGGTGAAATGATAGGATGTGATAATCCtgat tgtCCCATAGAATGGTTTCATTTTGCTTGTGTTGGCCTTACTACCAAACCCAAAGGCAAATGGTTTTGCCCAAAATGTACACAAGATCGAAAGAAGAAGTAA
- the LOC111681017 gene encoding inhibitor of growth protein 5 isoform X5: protein MSSAIYLENYLDVLSNIGLESLPTELERNFKLMRKLDDRAQTAMKSIDSHAKEFMRKLADNSITMTDEERRERLTDIQQLFGKAKEYSDDKVQLAIQTYELVDKQIRRLDNDLARFEGEIQEKASSTRGKSEEAQVKKGRKKTKDSGKATGKKKRNTSSDDEANNSAVAAATAAGGQGGKKKKQKQKNVDLDDSEKESCLTSATHPSDVLDMPVDPNEPTYCLCHQVSYGEMIGCDNPDCPIEWFHFACVGLTTKPKGKWFCPKCTQDRKKK from the exons ATGTCATCTGCaatatatttggaaaattaCCTAGATG TCTTATCCAATATAGGATTAGAGTCCTTACCCACTGAGTTAGAAAGGAATTTTAAACTTATGCGCAAATTGGACGACAGAGCACAAACTGCCATGAAAAGTATTGATAGTCATGCTAAGGAGTTTATGCGTAAATTAGCCGATAATAGTATTACCATGACAGATGAGGAGAGACGAGAACGTTTAACCGATATACAACAGTTGTTTGGCAAAGCCAAGGAATACAGTGATGATAAGGTACAATTAGCCATACAAACTTATGAACTGGTGGACAAACAAATTAGACGCTTAGATAATGATCTAGCCCGTTTCGAGGGTGAAATACAGGAGAAGGCGTCGTCGACTAGAGGTAAATCAGAGGAAGCACAAGTTAAAA AGGGACGTAAGAAAACGAAGGATTCTGGCAAGGCTACGGGTAAAAAGAAACGTAACACATCCTCAGATGATGAGGCCAATAATAGTGCTGTAGCTGCGGCAACCGCTGCTGGCGGTCAAGGTGGTAAAAAGAAAAAGCAGAAG CAGAAAAATGTCGATTTAGACGATTCGGAAAAAGAATCATGTCTTACTTCAGCCACACATCCCAGTGATGTCTTAGATATGCCAGTCGATCCTAATGAACCTACTTACTGTTTATGTCATCAAGTTTCATATGGTGAAATGATAGGATGTGATAATCCtgat tgtCCCATAGAATGGTTTCATTTTGCTTGTGTTGGCCTTACTACCAAACCCAAAGGCAAATGGTTTTGCCCAAAATGTACACAAGATCGAAAGAAGAAGTAA
- the LOC111681017 gene encoding inhibitor of growth protein 5 isoform X4, giving the protein MSSAIYLENYLDGLESLPTELERNFKLMRKLDDRAQTAMKSIDSHAKEFMRKLADNSITMTDEERRERLTDIQQLFGKAKEYSDDKVQLAIQTYELVDKQIRRLDNDLARFEGEIQEKASSTRGKSEEAQVKKGRKKTKDSGKATGKKKRNTSSDDEANNSAVAAATAAGGQGGKKKKQKVNQEKETRKGGQKKNVDLDDSEKESCLTSATHPSDVLDMPVDPNEPTYCLCHQVSYGEMIGCDNPDCPIEWFHFACVGLTTKPKGKWFCPKCTQDRKKK; this is encoded by the exons ATGTCATCTGCaatatatttggaaaattaCCTAGATG GATTAGAGTCCTTACCCACTGAGTTAGAAAGGAATTTTAAACTTATGCGCAAATTGGACGACAGAGCACAAACTGCCATGAAAAGTATTGATAGTCATGCTAAGGAGTTTATGCGTAAATTAGCCGATAATAGTATTACCATGACAGATGAGGAGAGACGAGAACGTTTAACCGATATACAACAGTTGTTTGGCAAAGCCAAGGAATACAGTGATGATAAGGTACAATTAGCCATACAAACTTATGAACTGGTGGACAAACAAATTAGACGCTTAGATAATGATCTAGCCCGTTTCGAGGGTGAAATACAGGAGAAGGCGTCGTCGACTAGAGGTAAATCAGAGGAAGCACAAGTTAAAA AGGGACGTAAGAAAACGAAGGATTCTGGCAAGGCTACGGGTAAAAAGAAACGTAACACATCCTCAGATGATGAGGCCAATAATAGTGCTGTAGCTGCGGCAACCGCTGCTGGCGGTCAAGGTGGTAAAAAGAAAAAGCAGAAGGTAAATCAAGAAAAAGAAACTCGCAAGGGGGGTCAAAAG AAAAATGTCGATTTAGACGATTCGGAAAAAGAATCATGTCTTACTTCAGCCACACATCCCAGTGATGTCTTAGATATGCCAGTCGATCCTAATGAACCTACTTACTGTTTATGTCATCAAGTTTCATATGGTGAAATGATAGGATGTGATAATCCtgat tgtCCCATAGAATGGTTTCATTTTGCTTGTGTTGGCCTTACTACCAAACCCAAAGGCAAATGGTTTTGCCCAAAATGTACACAAGATCGAAAGAAGAAGTAA
- the LOC111683867 gene encoding 6-pyruvoyl tetrahydrobiopterin synthase codes for MAQQPVALLTRKETFSACHRLHSKHLSDAENAEIYGKCNNPNGHGHNYTVEVTVRGPIDIRTGMIMNITDLKLAMDGVIFKQLDHKNLDKDVEYFKDVPSTTENLTVFIWENVRQALKRPELLFEVKIYETDKNSVTYRGPYIQNGQYFSNKRSPKTSCNNISSDSD; via the exons ATGGCTCAACAACCTGTTGCTTTATTAACCCGCAAGGAGACTTTCAGTGCTTGCCATCGTTTACACAg TAAACATTTAAGTGATGCTGAAAATGCTGAAATCTACGGTAAATGCAATAATCCCAATGGCCATGGACACAACTATACGG tTGAAGTAACTGTACGAGGTCCCATAGACATACGTACCGGTATGATAATGAATATAACAGATCTTAAATTGGCCATGGATGGTGTTATTTTCAAGCAATTAGATCATAAAAACTTAGACAAAGATGTGGAATATTTTAAAGATGTG CCTAGTACAACAGAAAATTTAACCGTATTCATATGGGAGAATGTACGTCAGGCGCTTAAGCGACCCGAACTCTTGTTTGAGgtgaaaatttatgaaactgATAAAAATTCGGTTACCTATCGTGGACCTTATATACAAAATGGTCAATATTTTAGTAATAAACGTTCACCTAAAACTAGTTGCAATAATATTTCTTCTGATTCTGATTAA
- the LOC111681010 gene encoding stAR-related lipid transfer protein 7, mitochondrial: MVFNRIISNIKHSSNATLKAWCYQCESILAQRSRRLQQLFTFYHRVYGSHGLKLLIRSYHRQLPQFKGTNLVLSAVGVVGCLTGNGNGSGFDWNTERLSLANFDTCHHDVEFINTIHRNKLCERCKEYNMKYCYCLVGNSKRNGKKALNGTTHLYMERNGVDGTAGKGNAMIVSESERNWEPYFSKDHFHIWRREERTAMYSYKVYASFNDISASDLMHVQVDLDYRKQWDDTAVALHLIEEDPMPGTNSHLIYWEMQWPKFFNNRDYVYCRRFICDDKRKVMMVANRGTQHPQYPHVSGKVRVTDYWSFMVIKPYRNFQEPGVHYILTYYDDPGLPIPQSIKSWVAQKQMPDILQKMYFATKNYSYKKALAMKDVFSSFSMLNNEYAANKSRDSWLQRFWRPRSDENLEKGE; this comes from the coding sequence ATGGTATTTAATCGCATTATTTCGAATATAAAACACTCCTCGAATGCCACTTTAAAAGCCTGGTGCTATCAGTGCGAATCAATATTAGCCCAACGGTCGAGACGTTTACAAcaactatttacattttatcaTCGAGTTTATGGATCACATGGCTTAAAGCTGCTGATAAGATCCTATCATCGACAACTGCCACAATTCAAGGGAACAAATTTGGTTTTAAGTGCCGTTGGTGTGGTGGGCTGTCTAACGGGTAATGGCAACGGCTCGGGTTTCGATTGGAATACAGAACGTTTGAGTTTAGCAAATTTTGATACCTGCCATCATGATGTGGAGTTTATTAACACTATACATCGCAATAAATTATGCGAACGTTGTAAAGAGTACAATATGAAATATTGCTATTGTTTGGTGGGCAATAGCAAACGTAATGGTAAAAAAGCGCTTAATGGAACGACACACTTGTATATGGAGCGTAATGGTGTAGATGGCACAGCCGGCAAGGGTAATGCAATGATAGTTAGCGAAAGTGAACGAAATTGGGAGCCCTACTTTAGTAAAGATCATTTTCACATATGGCGTAGAGAAGAACGTACCGCCATGTATTCCTATAAGGTATATGCTAGCTTTAATGATATATCAGCATCTGATTTGATGCATGTACAAGTTGATTTGGATTATCGCAAACAATGGGATGACACAGCGGTAGCTTTGCACTTAATTGAGGAGGATCCTATGCCCGGCACCAATTCCCATCTAATCTATTGGGAAATGCAGTGGCCTAAGTTTTTCAATAATCGTGATTATGTCTATTGCCGGCGTTTTATATGTGATGACAAGCGAAAAGTAATGATGGTGGCCAATCGAGGTACACAACATCCTCAATATCCTCATGTTAGTGGCAAAGTACGTGTTACAGACTATTGGAGTTTTATGGTTATAAAACCCTATCGTAATTTTCAAGAGCCAGGTGTTCATTATATATTAACCTATTACGATGATCCCGGTTTACCTATACCACAAAGCATTAAATCGTGGGTAGCTCAAAAACAAATGCCggatatattacaaaaaatgtactttGCCACTAAGAATTATTCGTATAAAAAAGCCTTGGCCATGAAGGATGTTTTCAGTAGTTTTAGTATGTTAAATAATGAGTATGCAGCTAACAAATCCCGTGACAGTTGGTTGCAAAGATTCTGGCGTCCCAGATCCGATGAGAATCTAGAAAAAGGCGAATAA
- the LOC111681017 gene encoding inhibitor of growth protein 5 isoform X1, whose protein sequence is MSSAIYLENYLDVLSNIGLESLPTELERNFKLMRKLDDRAQTAMKSIDSHAKEFMRKLADNSITMTDEERRERLTDIQQLFGKAKEYSDDKVQLAIQTYELVDKQIRRLDNDLARFEGEIQEKASSTRGKSEEAQVKKGRKKTKDSGKATGKKKRNTSSDDEANNSAVAAATAAGGQGGKKKKQKVNQEKETRKGGQKQKNVDLDDSEKESCLTSATHPSDVLDMPVDPNEPTYCLCHQVSYGEMIGCDNPDCPIEWFHFACVGLTTKPKGKWFCPKCTQDRKKK, encoded by the exons ATGTCATCTGCaatatatttggaaaattaCCTAGATG TCTTATCCAATATAGGATTAGAGTCCTTACCCACTGAGTTAGAAAGGAATTTTAAACTTATGCGCAAATTGGACGACAGAGCACAAACTGCCATGAAAAGTATTGATAGTCATGCTAAGGAGTTTATGCGTAAATTAGCCGATAATAGTATTACCATGACAGATGAGGAGAGACGAGAACGTTTAACCGATATACAACAGTTGTTTGGCAAAGCCAAGGAATACAGTGATGATAAGGTACAATTAGCCATACAAACTTATGAACTGGTGGACAAACAAATTAGACGCTTAGATAATGATCTAGCCCGTTTCGAGGGTGAAATACAGGAGAAGGCGTCGTCGACTAGAGGTAAATCAGAGGAAGCACAAGTTAAAA AGGGACGTAAGAAAACGAAGGATTCTGGCAAGGCTACGGGTAAAAAGAAACGTAACACATCCTCAGATGATGAGGCCAATAATAGTGCTGTAGCTGCGGCAACCGCTGCTGGCGGTCAAGGTGGTAAAAAGAAAAAGCAGAAGGTAAATCAAGAAAAAGAAACTCGCAAGGGGGGTCAAAAG CAGAAAAATGTCGATTTAGACGATTCGGAAAAAGAATCATGTCTTACTTCAGCCACACATCCCAGTGATGTCTTAGATATGCCAGTCGATCCTAATGAACCTACTTACTGTTTATGTCATCAAGTTTCATATGGTGAAATGATAGGATGTGATAATCCtgat tgtCCCATAGAATGGTTTCATTTTGCTTGTGTTGGCCTTACTACCAAACCCAAAGGCAAATGGTTTTGCCCAAAATGTACACAAGATCGAAAGAAGAAGTAA
- the LOC111681017 gene encoding inhibitor of growth protein 5 isoform X7, protein MSSAIYLENYLDGLESLPTELERNFKLMRKLDDRAQTAMKSIDSHAKEFMRKLADNSITMTDEERRERLTDIQQLFGKAKEYSDDKVQLAIQTYELVDKQIRRLDNDLARFEGEIQEKASSTRGKSEEAQVKKGRKKTKDSGKATGKKKRNTSSDDEANNSAVAAATAAGGQGGKKKKQKKNVDLDDSEKESCLTSATHPSDVLDMPVDPNEPTYCLCHQVSYGEMIGCDNPDCPIEWFHFACVGLTTKPKGKWFCPKCTQDRKKK, encoded by the exons ATGTCATCTGCaatatatttggaaaattaCCTAGATG GATTAGAGTCCTTACCCACTGAGTTAGAAAGGAATTTTAAACTTATGCGCAAATTGGACGACAGAGCACAAACTGCCATGAAAAGTATTGATAGTCATGCTAAGGAGTTTATGCGTAAATTAGCCGATAATAGTATTACCATGACAGATGAGGAGAGACGAGAACGTTTAACCGATATACAACAGTTGTTTGGCAAAGCCAAGGAATACAGTGATGATAAGGTACAATTAGCCATACAAACTTATGAACTGGTGGACAAACAAATTAGACGCTTAGATAATGATCTAGCCCGTTTCGAGGGTGAAATACAGGAGAAGGCGTCGTCGACTAGAGGTAAATCAGAGGAAGCACAAGTTAAAA AGGGACGTAAGAAAACGAAGGATTCTGGCAAGGCTACGGGTAAAAAGAAACGTAACACATCCTCAGATGATGAGGCCAATAATAGTGCTGTAGCTGCGGCAACCGCTGCTGGCGGTCAAGGTGGTAAAAAGAAAAAGCAGAAG AAAAATGTCGATTTAGACGATTCGGAAAAAGAATCATGTCTTACTTCAGCCACACATCCCAGTGATGTCTTAGATATGCCAGTCGATCCTAATGAACCTACTTACTGTTTATGTCATCAAGTTTCATATGGTGAAATGATAGGATGTGATAATCCtgat tgtCCCATAGAATGGTTTCATTTTGCTTGTGTTGGCCTTACTACCAAACCCAAAGGCAAATGGTTTTGCCCAAAATGTACACAAGATCGAAAGAAGAAGTAA
- the LOC111681017 gene encoding inhibitor of growth protein 5 isoform X2: MSSAIYLENYLDVLSNIGLESLPTELERNFKLMRKLDDRAQTAMKSIDSHAKEFMRKLADNSITMTDEERRERLTDIQQLFGKAKEYSDDKVQLAIQTYELVDKQIRRLDNDLARFEGEIQEKASSTRGKSEEAQVKKGRKKTKDSGKATGKKKRNTSSDDEANNSAVAAATAAGGQGGKKKKQKVNQEKETRKGGQKKNVDLDDSEKESCLTSATHPSDVLDMPVDPNEPTYCLCHQVSYGEMIGCDNPDCPIEWFHFACVGLTTKPKGKWFCPKCTQDRKKK; encoded by the exons ATGTCATCTGCaatatatttggaaaattaCCTAGATG TCTTATCCAATATAGGATTAGAGTCCTTACCCACTGAGTTAGAAAGGAATTTTAAACTTATGCGCAAATTGGACGACAGAGCACAAACTGCCATGAAAAGTATTGATAGTCATGCTAAGGAGTTTATGCGTAAATTAGCCGATAATAGTATTACCATGACAGATGAGGAGAGACGAGAACGTTTAACCGATATACAACAGTTGTTTGGCAAAGCCAAGGAATACAGTGATGATAAGGTACAATTAGCCATACAAACTTATGAACTGGTGGACAAACAAATTAGACGCTTAGATAATGATCTAGCCCGTTTCGAGGGTGAAATACAGGAGAAGGCGTCGTCGACTAGAGGTAAATCAGAGGAAGCACAAGTTAAAA AGGGACGTAAGAAAACGAAGGATTCTGGCAAGGCTACGGGTAAAAAGAAACGTAACACATCCTCAGATGATGAGGCCAATAATAGTGCTGTAGCTGCGGCAACCGCTGCTGGCGGTCAAGGTGGTAAAAAGAAAAAGCAGAAGGTAAATCAAGAAAAAGAAACTCGCAAGGGGGGTCAAAAG AAAAATGTCGATTTAGACGATTCGGAAAAAGAATCATGTCTTACTTCAGCCACACATCCCAGTGATGTCTTAGATATGCCAGTCGATCCTAATGAACCTACTTACTGTTTATGTCATCAAGTTTCATATGGTGAAATGATAGGATGTGATAATCCtgat tgtCCCATAGAATGGTTTCATTTTGCTTGTGTTGGCCTTACTACCAAACCCAAAGGCAAATGGTTTTGCCCAAAATGTACACAAGATCGAAAGAAGAAGTAA